The following proteins are co-located in the Pedobacter frigiditerrae genome:
- a CDS encoding ABC transporter ATP-binding protein, with product MSNIAIKVENLSKAYQLGQIGTGTISRDLERWYSRIRGKEDPFLRIGETNDRSSKGTSDVVWSLKDINFEIEQGDAVGIIGRNGAGKSTLLKILSKVTAPTTGKISGKGRIASLLEVGTGFHPELSGRENIFLNGAILGMRKKEIQRKLDEIVDFAGIERYLDTPVKRYSSGMYVRLAFAVAAHLESEILIVDEVLAVGDAEFQKKCLGKMGEVSKGEGRTVLFVSHNMASVESLCNQGIVLDNGFVLFEGGMKQSISSYNNLLAKENDSDISTYLDKNKNNKLLIKEILINKQSAAFIDIDDRHIEIELLAESFVHELFDIELYIMNPVKNIPIFFCSLYYTHGEKIMMSKGRMSIKFNVLLPDNIFSGVYSLNMIVTIPGKVFLYKIEDRYRLNIKGADCESGKNYNLEDNFGYGYLKIQDIDYKI from the coding sequence TTGTCAAACATCGCCATCAAAGTAGAAAACCTCTCTAAAGCTTACCAACTAGGTCAAATAGGCACTGGAACTATCAGTCGTGATTTAGAGCGCTGGTACTCAAGGATACGAGGGAAGGAAGATCCATTTTTAAGAATTGGAGAAACCAATGATCGTAGCAGCAAAGGCACTAGTGATGTAGTTTGGAGTCTAAAAGACATCAATTTCGAAATTGAACAGGGTGATGCCGTAGGTATTATTGGTAGAAATGGCGCTGGAAAAAGTACACTACTGAAAATACTAAGTAAGGTAACCGCTCCTACTACTGGTAAAATTTCTGGTAAAGGTAGAATTGCCAGTTTGTTAGAAGTAGGTACCGGCTTTCATCCAGAATTAAGTGGTAGAGAAAACATTTTCTTGAATGGAGCCATTTTAGGAATGCGCAAAAAGGAAATCCAACGTAAACTAGATGAAATTGTAGATTTTGCTGGGATAGAGCGTTATTTAGATACGCCTGTTAAACGATACAGCTCTGGGATGTATGTCCGTCTGGCTTTTGCAGTAGCAGCCCATTTAGAATCTGAAATCTTAATTGTAGATGAAGTTTTAGCGGTTGGTGATGCAGAATTTCAAAAGAAGTGTTTAGGTAAAATGGGCGAAGTGAGCAAAGGAGAAGGTAGAACAGTGCTTTTTGTGAGCCATAATATGGCTAGTGTTGAATCTCTTTGTAATCAAGGGATTGTATTGGATAATGGTTTTGTTCTATTCGAAGGTGGGATGAAACAATCAATTAGTTCTTATAACAATCTTTTAGCAAAAGAAAACGACAGCGATATTTCAACTTATTTAGACAAAAACAAAAACAATAAGCTATTAATCAAGGAGATTCTAATTAACAAACAGTCTGCCGCATTTATTGATATTGATGATAGGCATATTGAAATTGAGTTATTAGCAGAATCTTTTGTTCATGAGCTTTTTGACATCGAATTATATATAATGAATCCTGTCAAAAACATCCCAATATTTTTCTGCAGCTTGTACTATACCCATGGAGAAAAAATAATGATGTCAAAGGGGCGTATGTCAATTAAGTTCAATGTCTTACTACCAGACAATATATTTTCTGGTGTTTACAGCCTAAATATGATTGTTACTATTCCAGGGAAAGTATTTTTATATAAAATAGAAGATAGGTATCGATTAAATATTAAGGGAGCAGATTGTGAGAGTGGTAAAAACTATAATTTGGAAGATAATTTTGGATATGGCTATTTAAAAATTCAAGACATAGATTATAAAATTTAA
- a CDS encoding four helix bundle protein: MHTYSFEKLEVWQLSRSFRKDIYRLTIKFPKEETFGLISQIKRSVSSIGACLAEGSGKMTSKDKAHYTNMAYTTSLETLNHLIGAMDLDYITEEEYLLHRLKIETITTKLTGLRKAQLG, encoded by the coding sequence ATGCATACCTACTCATTTGAAAAATTAGAAGTTTGGCAACTTTCAAGGTCTTTTAGAAAAGACATCTATCGTTTGACAATTAAATTTCCAAAAGAAGAAACTTTTGGCTTAATAAGTCAAATTAAAAGATCCGTTAGCAGTATTGGCGCCTGTTTAGCTGAAGGCTCTGGCAAAATGACCTCAAAAGATAAAGCGCATTATACAAACATGGCTTACACAACCTCGCTCGAAACCTTAAATCATCTAATCGGGGCTATGGATTTGGATTATATAACAGAAGAAGAATATTTATTACATAGATTAAAAATAGAAACTATAACAACTAAATTGACGGGATTAAGAAAAGCACAATTGGGTTAA